In Elusimicrobiota bacterium, the following are encoded in one genomic region:
- a CDS encoding (Fe-S)-binding protein codes for MGRTLGRLLTDLGERSSYDAASQCSRCGYCEQACPTYVATGRESRSARGRNQLVRLIIEGKLSDPQTAREALATCLLCGACSTACYAHVPTADLVLEGRRLLQEKPSRLARWIGSLLLDEPRLLEKGLKAAYFLKRLGAARLARPFLRALGFPGVAEADAHVEQAPREFLHERLSKLPVPAAPSWIYFAPCGPNYLYPEVGLATVSVLGAARGPGRFFGNDCCGLLCYNYGGLDQARALARKNMEKAEVVDGQAPIVADCSSCAAFLKTYPQLFLGEPELRRKAERFVGRVQDAVEAFGSDQAIEAWGGPTAGGKVVYHNSCRACHGQGLAVPRRLLRGLCGGSYAELPESDVCCGGAGAFSFTQPELSDEVLKRKIGCVASVQAELVLASSTSCLIQLARGLKKYYPEGKVMHLSEFLAQRIPRDGTTTGA; via the coding sequence ATGGGTCGAACCTTGGGCCGTCTCCTCACCGATCTGGGGGAGCGATCCTCCTATGATGCGGCCAGCCAATGCAGCCGCTGCGGGTACTGCGAGCAGGCCTGCCCGACTTACGTGGCCACGGGGCGTGAATCGCGATCGGCGCGGGGCAGGAATCAGTTGGTGCGACTGATCATCGAGGGCAAGCTTTCCGATCCCCAGACCGCCCGGGAGGCGCTTGCCACCTGCCTTCTCTGCGGCGCCTGCAGCACGGCCTGCTACGCCCATGTGCCTACCGCGGATTTGGTGCTGGAGGGGAGGCGGCTCCTTCAAGAAAAGCCCTCCCGGTTGGCACGCTGGATCGGCAGCCTTCTACTGGACGAGCCGCGACTTCTGGAGAAGGGGCTCAAGGCCGCGTATTTCTTGAAGCGCCTCGGCGCAGCGCGGCTGGCGCGGCCTTTCCTGAGGGCCCTGGGCTTTCCCGGCGTGGCCGAGGCCGATGCGCACGTTGAGCAGGCGCCGCGGGAATTTCTCCACGAGCGGCTCTCGAAGCTTCCGGTCCCAGCCGCGCCTTCCTGGATTTACTTCGCCCCTTGCGGGCCCAATTATCTCTACCCCGAAGTGGGGCTTGCCACCGTCTCGGTCCTGGGTGCCGCGCGCGGGCCCGGAAGATTTTTCGGCAACGATTGCTGCGGCCTCCTCTGCTACAACTATGGGGGCCTGGACCAGGCCCGAGCCTTGGCCCGGAAAAACATGGAGAAGGCCGAGGTCGTGGACGGGCAAGCCCCGATCGTGGCGGACTGCTCCTCCTGCGCCGCGTTCTTGAAAACTTATCCCCAGCTCTTTCTAGGTGAGCCGGAGCTTCGCCGGAAGGCCGAGCGCTTCGTCGGCCGCGTTCAGGACGCGGTAGAGGCTTTCGGCTCCGACCAGGCGATCGAGGCGTGGGGAGGGCCGACGGCGGGTGGGAAAGTCGTCTACCACAACTCCTGCCGGGCCTGCCACGGCCAGGGCTTGGCCGTTCCCAGGCGGCTCCTGCGCGGCCTTTGCGGCGGTTCCTACGCGGAGCTTCCCGAGTCGGACGTTTGCTGCGGGGGGGCCGGCGCGTTTTCGTTCACCCAGCCCGAGCTTTCCGACGAGGTCCTCAAGCGCAAGATCGGCTGCGTCGCCTCCGTTCAGGCCGAACTCGTTCTCGCGAGTTCCACCTCCTGCCTGATCCAGCTTGCCCGCGGGTTGAAGAAATACTATCCTGAAGGCAAGGTCATGCATCTAAGCGAGTTCCTCGCTCAAAGAATACCCCGAGATGGGACGACGACAGGAGCTTGA
- a CDS encoding GAF domain-containing protein, with protein sequence MGRRQELEKRQTLLARFGRLIAAERRLGALLTIIAEEVRHILAANRCSVFLVDGYKGELWTKVSVGMEEKILRIPMGQGIAGFVAKTGSAVNIRDAYRDTRFTQDLDRITGYQTRSVLAVPLKGRDGKALGVFEVLNKNKGAFNDEDEGLLRILATMAASFIENASLYEDLRKSHLETIYRMALVAEFRDQQDTGKHLRRMSRFSGILASAIGMSYQESEDIRYASPLHDIGKVAIPDSILRKPGKLSDQEYDEMKKHTIYGGQMLTNAESRLLRLAARIAIAHHEHFDGSGYPYGLKGAEIPIEARIVSVADVFDALVSKRVYKGAWTVEEARSYIKNQEGKLFDPDVIAALFKTWDEILTAMDEENRRILEDETLKASFVEPANKGPLL encoded by the coding sequence ATGGGACGACGACAGGAGCTTGAGAAGCGCCAGACGCTGCTCGCCCGGTTCGGCCGTCTGATCGCGGCGGAAAGAAGGCTCGGGGCTCTTCTCACCATCATCGCCGAGGAAGTGCGCCATATCTTGGCCGCCAATCGCTGCTCGGTTTTCCTGGTCGACGGCTACAAAGGCGAGCTCTGGACCAAGGTCTCGGTCGGCATGGAGGAGAAGATCCTGCGCATTCCCATGGGCCAGGGGATCGCGGGCTTTGTGGCCAAGACCGGGAGTGCCGTCAACATCCGCGACGCCTACCGCGACACGCGCTTCACGCAGGACTTGGACCGCATCACCGGCTACCAGACGCGCAGCGTGCTGGCCGTGCCCTTGAAGGGCCGCGACGGCAAGGCCCTGGGGGTATTCGAGGTTCTCAATAAGAATAAGGGCGCCTTCAACGACGAGGACGAGGGGCTCCTGAGAATACTGGCCACGATGGCGGCTTCCTTCATCGAGAACGCCTCGCTTTACGAGGACCTGCGCAAGTCCCACCTGGAGACGATTTACCGCATGGCCTTGGTCGCGGAGTTTCGCGACCAGCAGGACACCGGCAAGCACCTGCGCCGCATGAGCCGCTTCTCGGGGATACTGGCCTCCGCCATCGGAATGAGCTATCAGGAGTCCGAGGACATCCGCTACGCCTCTCCCCTCCACGACATCGGCAAGGTCGCCATCCCCGACTCCATCCTGCGCAAGCCAGGCAAGCTCAGCGACCAGGAATACGACGAGATGAAGAAGCACACGATTTACGGCGGCCAGATGCTCACCAACGCCGAGAGCCGCCTCCTGCGCCTGGCCGCGCGCATCGCCATCGCCCACCACGAGCATTTCGACGGCTCCGGCTACCCTTACGGCTTGAAAGGGGCCGAGATTCCCATCGAGGCGCGCATCGTCTCGGTCGCCGACGTGTTCGACGCTTTGGTCTCCAAAAGGGTTTACAAGGGCGCCTGGACCGTGGAAGAGGCACGGTCCTACATCAAGAACCAGGAAGGCAAGCTCTTCGATCCGGACGTGATCGCGGCTCTTTTCAAGACCTGGGACGAGATATTGACCGCCATGGACGAGGAGAACCGGCGCATTCTCGAGGACGAGACGCTCAAGGCCTCCTTCGTCGAGCCCGCCAATAAAGGCCCTCTCCTTTAG
- a CDS encoding metallopeptidase family protein, with product MRFPRARFQSLAEKALGELPRRLRALLYNVGIDIKEKPGAEAGKWKGSSTLLGLYSGLKRSEMASPVSGTYLPARIVLYKKNIEDRCASEKELARMIRHTLFHEIGHHLGFGEDEIRKKWPDQSNRQSSPADA from the coding sequence ATGAGATTTCCGCGAGCCCGATTCCAAAGTCTGGCAGAGAAGGCCCTTGGCGAGCTTCCCAGGCGTCTGCGCGCGCTCTTGTACAACGTCGGCATCGACATCAAGGAGAAGCCCGGGGCCGAGGCCGGGAAATGGAAGGGTTCTAGCACTTTGCTCGGCCTCTACTCGGGCCTTAAGCGCAGCGAGATGGCCAGCCCCGTTTCCGGGACCTATCTGCCCGCGCGCATCGTCCTCTACAAGAAGAACATCGAGGACCGTTGCGCCAGCGAAAAAGAGCTGGCGCGCATGATCCGCCACACCCTCTTTCATGAGATCGGCCACCACCTAGGCTTTGGCGAGGATGAGATACGCAAGAAGTGGCCCGATCAGTCGAACCGGCAGTCGAGCCCGGCCGATGCGTAG
- a CDS encoding DUF3106 domain-containing protein, protein MTLRAALLFFALLGSVQAADSPESRWQALPQARREKILRNYERYQTMTPEKRRLLRERFVLYRSLPQSRRAELLKRAPNARLPRPARPEHRNARDISQRRRETGQRLDRSPRSTREDRPRHDHGPRR, encoded by the coding sequence ATGACCCTGCGCGCAGCGTTGCTCTTCTTCGCCTTGCTCGGATCGGTCCAAGCCGCCGATTCCCCGGAGTCCCGCTGGCAGGCCCTGCCTCAGGCGCGCCGTGAGAAGATTCTTAGGAACTACGAGCGCTACCAGACCATGACCCCGGAGAAGCGCCGGCTGCTGCGCGAGCGCTTCGTCCTTTACCGGAGTCTGCCGCAATCCCGCCGCGCCGAGCTCCTGAAACGCGCGCCAAACGCGCGCCTGCCTCGCCCGGCCCGGCCGGAGCACCGGAACGCGCGCGATATCAGCCAACGGCGACGCGAGACAGGCCAGCGGCTTGACCGCAGTCCGCGCTCCACGCGAGAAGACCGTCCGCGCCACGATCACGGTCCCCGCCGTTAG
- a CDS encoding sigma-70 family RNA polymerase sigma factor, producing the protein MEETDEQLVFKARAGDAEAFGTLVDRHQKPVAGFLLSLLGNLDLAEEAAQEAFVKAFQSIESFQGRSSFRTWVSRIAINDARSRQRWMSFRKWLPLDAARGDHGESWTHCLGDGEVEREHVERRLELERAMSDLSPREREIAALRLEGYALGEIGAVLGVSEGTIKSTLFTAVHKMKEKLS; encoded by the coding sequence GTGGAAGAGACGGACGAGCAACTCGTCTTCAAGGCCCGCGCCGGCGACGCCGAGGCCTTCGGGACGCTGGTCGATCGGCATCAAAAGCCGGTGGCGGGATTTTTACTCAGCTTATTGGGCAACCTCGATCTGGCCGAGGAGGCCGCGCAGGAGGCCTTCGTGAAAGCGTTTCAAAGCATCGAGTCGTTCCAGGGCCGTTCCAGCTTCCGCACCTGGGTGTCCCGCATCGCCATCAACGACGCCCGCTCCCGGCAGCGCTGGATGAGCTTCAGGAAATGGCTGCCTCTCGACGCCGCGCGCGGGGATCACGGGGAAAGCTGGACCCACTGCCTGGGCGATGGCGAGGTCGAGAGAGAGCATGTCGAGCGCCGCTTGGAGTTGGAGCGCGCCATGTCCGACCTTTCCCCGCGCGAACGCGAGATCGCCGCTTTGCGGCTCGAGGGCTACGCCCTCGGCGAGATCGGAGCCGTTTTGGGCGTCAGCGAGGGGACGATCAAGTCCACTTTGTTTACAGCCGTCCATAAAATGAAGGAGAAGCTCTCATGA
- a CDS encoding MBL fold metallo-hydrolase, protein MPRHIPSGKALGLSPEDIQLVVNTHLHFDHAGGDTEYDEAGRPVPAFKKARYLVQKEEWEDANSPHERSRASYLEENFAPLQDAKVLDLVEGEYMIEPGLKVIRSGGHTRGHQCVKIESEAETAVFLGDLIPTRSHVPLPYIMGYDLYPVDTLDAKRSLLAQALEEDWTLIFQHDVRLRHAKVGYADGRYFAKTG, encoded by the coding sequence ATTCCTCGACATATACCGAGTGGAAAGGCCCTCGGGCTCTCGCCCGAGGACATTCAGCTCGTCGTCAACACCCACCTCCACTTCGACCACGCGGGCGGCGACACCGAATACGACGAGGCCGGCCGCCCCGTCCCGGCCTTCAAGAAGGCCCGCTATCTGGTTCAAAAAGAGGAGTGGGAGGACGCGAACTCACCGCATGAAAGGAGCAGGGCGAGCTACTTGGAGGAGAATTTCGCGCCCCTTCAGGACGCCAAGGTCCTGGACTTGGTCGAGGGCGAGTACATGATCGAGCCCGGCCTCAAGGTCATCCGCTCGGGTGGGCACACCCGCGGGCACCAATGCGTCAAGATCGAGTCGGAAGCAGAGACCGCCGTCTTCCTGGGAGACTTGATCCCGACCCGCTCCCATGTCCCACTTCCTTACATCATGGGCTACGACCTATATCCGGTGGACACCTTGGATGCCAAGCGCTCGCTCTTGGCCCAAGCCCTGGAGGAGGATTGGACCCTCATATTCCAGCATGACGTGAGGCTCCGCCACGCGAAGGTCGGGTACGCGGACGGCCGTTATTTCGCCAAGACAGGCTAG
- a CDS encoding SEC-C domain-containing protein, which yields MSWFKSILSPFKKKEEPESSSARKAKDQSPIPALPKELADSPEAKGMMALFYRKWKDPAFLKQLKTLAAHMAQDGVNIKDMGAVKAWLEKNREAVEAGKFNEPPSAGAKPETYVKTGPDIGRNDPCHCGSGKKFKKCHGAAAP from the coding sequence ATGTCATGGTTCAAGTCCATTTTAAGCCCCTTCAAGAAGAAGGAAGAGCCGGAATCTTCCTCCGCCCGGAAAGCCAAGGATCAATCCCCCATCCCGGCCCTGCCCAAGGAATTGGCCGACAGCCCCGAGGCCAAGGGCATGATGGCCCTCTTCTACCGCAAATGGAAGGACCCCGCCTTTCTCAAGCAGCTCAAGACCTTGGCGGCGCACATGGCCCAGGACGGCGTGAACATAAAGGACATGGGCGCGGTCAAGGCCTGGCTCGAGAAGAACCGGGAAGCGGTCGAGGCGGGCAAGTTCAACGAACCTCCCTCGGCCGGGGCCAAGCCAGAAACCTACGTCAAGACCGGCCCGGACATCGGGCGCAATGACCCCTGCCACTGCGGCTCCGGCAAGAAATTCAAGAAATGCCACGGAGCGGCGGCGCCGTAG
- a CDS encoding RecQ family ATP-dependent DNA helicase, whose translation MKPEAVLRERWGYDCFRPLQRQAIEAGLSGRDCLVVLPTGGGKSLCYQLPAAMGRGLVLVVSPLIALMDDQVAAAREAGLNADALHSNLEAGSRGEARRRLAEGKTELLYASPERLLAGDLLEGIASRLILIAVDEAHCVSHWGHEFRPEYRRLGEVLAGFPKAGRMALTATATPTVQEDICSQLALRKPLRLIGYPDRPNLVYRAFPRRDQGAQVLEVARRHAGEGGIVYAQTRKDVERLAVGLARAGVSSAPYHAGLPAEERRRAQEDFVNERVDVVAATIAFGMGIDRSNVRYVVHANTPRSVEHYQQESGRAGRDGLPAECVLLFSASDLALHRWLARKGGELSAERERALERQLKEIGRYAVAPVCRHGLLAEHFGSPYPPEGIVRDGPGCGACDVCLGETRSLPDPEALLTAKKVLSAAWRARGRFGAGYVVNILLGRLDERMSRNGHDGLQVFGLLKEAGEAAVRSWVDQLIVQGFLDVVESGDYPLLCITEAGKALCRDEGSVKLGLPVAPRAKARGKKPGAAGQGLPGDQELFERLRRLRRLMAGKLGLPPYVVFHDSALAEMASLKPRTRQALAGVKGVGEHKLERYGGAFLKVISGEEPEAAVAEVSEGSQG comes from the coding sequence ATGAAACCAGAAGCCGTCCTCCGGGAGCGCTGGGGTTACGACTGCTTCCGTCCCCTGCAAAGGCAGGCCATAGAGGCCGGCCTTTCGGGCCGCGACTGCCTGGTCGTGCTGCCGACCGGAGGGGGAAAGAGCCTCTGCTATCAATTGCCGGCCGCGATGGGCCGCGGCCTGGTTCTCGTCGTTTCCCCGCTCATCGCGCTGATGGACGACCAGGTGGCGGCGGCGCGCGAGGCGGGGCTCAACGCCGACGCCCTTCATTCCAACCTTGAGGCCGGGAGCCGCGGAGAGGCCCGCCGGCGCCTGGCCGAGGGCAAGACCGAGCTCCTGTACGCGAGCCCGGAGCGCCTGCTCGCGGGAGATCTCCTGGAGGGCATCGCTTCTCGGCTGATTCTCATCGCCGTAGACGAGGCCCACTGCGTCTCCCATTGGGGGCATGAGTTTCGGCCCGAGTACCGCCGCTTGGGGGAGGTTTTGGCGGGATTTCCAAAGGCGGGGCGCATGGCCTTGACCGCCACGGCGACCCCGACGGTCCAAGAGGACATCTGCTCCCAGCTCGCCCTGCGTAAGCCCCTGCGCCTTATCGGGTATCCGGACCGCCCCAACCTCGTCTATCGGGCCTTCCCCCGCCGCGACCAGGGGGCGCAAGTCCTGGAGGTCGCCCGCCGCCACGCCGGCGAGGGCGGCATCGTCTATGCCCAAACGCGCAAGGACGTGGAGCGCCTGGCGGTGGGACTCGCGAGGGCCGGCGTGTCCTCTGCGCCCTATCACGCCGGCCTGCCGGCCGAGGAGAGGCGCAGGGCCCAGGAGGACTTCGTCAACGAGCGCGTGGACGTGGTCGCGGCCACCATCGCCTTCGGCATGGGCATAGACCGCTCCAACGTGCGCTACGTGGTTCACGCCAACACGCCCCGCTCGGTCGAGCATTACCAGCAGGAGTCGGGCCGAGCGGGCCGCGACGGCCTGCCGGCCGAGTGCGTGCTTCTCTTTTCGGCCTCGGATTTGGCCCTGCATCGCTGGCTCGCCCGAAAAGGCGGCGAACTCTCAGCCGAGCGCGAGCGGGCTCTTGAGCGCCAGCTCAAGGAGATCGGCCGCTACGCGGTGGCCCCGGTGTGCCGGCACGGGCTGTTGGCCGAGCATTTCGGCTCGCCCTACCCGCCCGAGGGTATCGTTCGCGACGGGCCGGGCTGCGGGGCCTGCGACGTGTGCCTGGGCGAGACCCGGAGCCTTCCCGACCCGGAGGCCTTGCTCACCGCCAAGAAGGTCTTGAGCGCCGCTTGGCGCGCGCGGGGGCGCTTCGGCGCCGGCTACGTGGTCAACATCCTCTTGGGCCGGCTCGACGAGCGCATGAGCCGCAACGGCCATGACGGGCTCCAGGTCTTCGGCCTTCTCAAGGAGGCCGGGGAGGCGGCTGTTCGCTCCTGGGTGGACCAACTGATCGTGCAGGGTTTCCTGGATGTGGTGGAATCCGGCGACTATCCGCTGCTTTGCATCACCGAGGCGGGAAAGGCTCTTTGCCGCGACGAGGGGTCGGTCAAGCTCGGCTTGCCGGTCGCCCCGCGCGCCAAGGCGCGCGGCAAGAAGCCGGGCGCGGCGGGCCAAGGCCTTCCCGGGGACCAAGAGCTTTTCGAGCGCCTGCGCCGCCTCAGAAGGTTGATGGCGGGAAAGCTGGGCCTGCCGCCCTATGTGGTTTTCCACGACAGCGCCTTGGCCGAGATGGCGTCGCTCAAGCCCCGCACGCGCCAGGCCCTGGCCGGGGTCAAGGGCGTTGGGGAGCACAAGCTCGAGCGCTACGGCGGGGCGTTCTTGAAAGTGATTTCCGGAGAGGAGCCGGAGGCCGCGGTGGCGGAGGTCTCGGAGGGGAGTCAAGGCTAA
- a CDS encoding type II toxin-antitoxin system Phd/YefM family antitoxin translates to MTRTITLKALRPGLPHVADAVESRLDRYVVTRRGQPVMMLISPEDYEGLLETIEILSDKTAAKRIRKSWREARGGKTVSLESMRRRLESV, encoded by the coding sequence ATGACCAGAACAATTACATTGAAGGCGCTTCGTCCAGGACTCCCCCATGTCGCCGACGCTGTCGAATCAAGGCTGGATCGCTACGTCGTGACAAGGCGGGGCCAGCCCGTGATGATGCTCATCAGTCCCGAGGATTATGAAGGGCTTTTGGAAACCATAGAAATACTTTCGGATAAGACCGCCGCGAAGAGAATCCGCAAGTCTTGGCGGGAGGCGCGCGGGGGCAAGACGGTTTCGCTGGAGTCCATGCGCCGCCGGTTGGAAAGTGTATAG
- a CDS encoding type II toxin-antitoxin system RelE/ParE family toxin: MYRVELSRQAGKDLGRVFRADRKLYQRFLSAFEDISRDPAQGKPLHGELRGLMSYRMGNYRILYEVHRGRLLVVVVDLGHRREIYK, from the coding sequence GTGTATAGGGTCGAGCTCAGCCGGCAGGCTGGGAAAGACCTGGGCAGGGTTTTTAGGGCGGATCGAAAGTTGTATCAGCGTTTTCTGAGCGCTTTTGAAGACATCTCCCGCGATCCCGCTCAAGGCAAGCCCCTGCATGGCGAGTTGCGGGGTTTGATGTCCTATAGAATGGGGAACTACCGCATCCTCTATGAGGTCCATCGCGGCAGGCTGTTGGTGGTCGTCGTCGATCTAGGGCACCGCCGGGAAATTTACAAATGA
- a CDS encoding iron-containing redox enzyme family protein, with translation MIQESHISVTQGLAELERRIAFFESELKDHPLIGLVKSGKIPPAVRKDFALYLFSDSWMWPSMLIAMRDRSRHPKLRRAVEDNIRDEAGERGDSHVGLCLRFLESLGVAPSLEEGPSLDRTVRISSTLSEAQIAGWLLTAERLTLPLFALARECFSSAPGAELEYLDVHLRVDEDHISWLKEAAEGILEEGGSLKAVLQGSGLAARATLDAMDQLFEKAASTEGLRHL, from the coding sequence ATGATACAAGAAAGTCATATAAGCGTCACGCAAGGCCTGGCCGAGCTCGAGCGCCGCATCGCGTTTTTTGAGAGCGAGCTCAAGGACCATCCCTTGATCGGGCTCGTCAAGAGCGGAAAGATTCCTCCCGCCGTGCGGAAAGATTTCGCCCTTTACCTATTCTCCGACAGTTGGATGTGGCCCTCCATGCTCATCGCCATGCGCGACCGCTCTCGCCACCCCAAGCTCCGCCGCGCCGTCGAGGACAACATCCGCGACGAGGCAGGCGAGCGCGGAGACTCCCACGTCGGGCTGTGCCTGCGCTTCCTGGAAAGCCTCGGCGTGGCACCCTCCCTCGAGGAGGGGCCGAGCCTCGACAGGACCGTCCGGATCTCCAGCACCCTGAGCGAGGCTCAAATCGCCGGCTGGCTTTTGACCGCGGAAAGGCTGACCTTGCCCTTGTTCGCCTTGGCCCGGGAATGCTTCTCGTCGGCCCCGGGAGCCGAGCTAGAGTACCTGGACGTGCACCTGAGGGTCGACGAGGACCACATCTCCTGGCTCAAGGAAGCCGCCGAGGGGATTCTCGAGGAAGGAGGCTCGCTTAAGGCCGTGCTCCAGGGCTCTGGTCTGGCCGCCCGCGCCACCTTGGACGCCATGGATCAGCTCTTCGAGAAGGCGGCCTCAACCGAAGGCCTCCGTCATTTGTAA